In Caproiciproducens sp. NJN-50, the following are encoded in one genomic region:
- the fabZ gene encoding 3-hydroxyacyl-ACP dehydratase FabZ: protein MLEKDPVMNQESVMSVLPHRSPMLMINEVLTLAPMESIEATLYIDPAWEIFQGHFPGNPVFPGVLSVECMAQAADIMLMTAERYKGKTPLLAGVDGARFYQKIVPGSHVTAKVNVARENAEKAVVSCNAELYLDEKLAAKCTVTLAMR from the coding sequence ATGCTGGAAAAAGATCCGGTAATGAATCAGGAATCTGTTATGAGCGTGCTGCCTCATCGCAGTCCCATGCTGATGATTAATGAAGTATTGACCCTCGCCCCGATGGAAAGCATTGAAGCAACCCTGTATATAGACCCGGCATGGGAAATTTTTCAAGGCCATTTCCCGGGGAATCCGGTCTTTCCGGGCGTTCTGTCCGTGGAATGCATGGCTCAGGCAGCCGATATTATGCTGATGACCGCGGAGAGATATAAGGGAAAGACTCCTTTGCTTGCCGGTGTTGATGGGGCGAGATTTTATCAGAAAATCGTCCCCGGCAGTCATGTGACGGCCAAGGTGAATGTCGCAAGGGAGAACGCTGAAAAAGCGGTTGTTTCCTGTAATGCGGAACTCTACCTGGATGAAAAACTGGCGGCGAAATGCACCGTAACTTTAGCCATGCGCTAA
- a CDS encoding IclR family transcriptional regulator, giving the protein MAREKVSSILRALQVLECFMDNKTEWTLKALVDTLHMPTTTVFRQISTLMERQYLEQDPVRKSYHVGPRLLLLSSAILGQSDLRSIARPELERLSATVEETINLSILLGHDIVYLDIVETHRSVACTTKIGSREPAYASSSGKVMLAAQSEEYLNEYYDWITAVKPMTPKTITDPNQLREQLIRAKLDGYAMDNGEIEAGLMCFGAPVYGLDQKVIAAVSIAGPNYRMKKEREMMIAEVKKTAGRISCLLGYCP; this is encoded by the coding sequence ATGGCAAGAGAGAAAGTATCCAGCATTTTACGTGCGCTGCAAGTTTTGGAATGTTTCATGGATAATAAAACCGAGTGGACGCTCAAGGCTCTGGTCGATACATTGCATATGCCGACAACGACCGTTTTCCGCCAGATTTCCACGCTGATGGAGCGCCAGTATCTGGAGCAGGACCCGGTCCGAAAAAGCTACCATGTCGGCCCCAGGCTTCTCCTGCTCTCCAGTGCCATTTTGGGACAGTCTGATCTGCGGAGCATTGCCCGCCCCGAACTGGAGCGTCTCTCTGCCACAGTGGAAGAAACCATTAACTTGAGCATTCTTTTAGGTCATGATATCGTCTATCTGGATATCGTCGAAACGCATCGTTCCGTGGCATGCACCACCAAGATCGGCAGCCGGGAGCCCGCTTACGCTTCCAGTTCCGGGAAGGTTATGCTGGCCGCGCAGAGTGAAGAATATCTCAACGAATATTATGATTGGATTACTGCGGTCAAACCTATGACCCCGAAGACCATTACGGACCCAAATCAGCTGCGCGAACAGCTGATCCGCGCGAAACTCGACGGTTATGCCATGGACAACGGCGAGATTGAGGCCGGCCTTATGTGCTTCGGCGCGCCGGTTTATGGCCTGGACCAGAAGGTTATTGCGGCGGTCAGCATAGCCGGCCCTAACTACCGGATGAAAAAGGAACGCGAAATGATGATCGCCGAGGTCAAGAAAACAGCGGGAAGAATCTCCTGCCTGCTGGGCTACTGCCCATAA
- a CDS encoding serine hydrolase domain-containing protein translates to MNHMPNDFQDKFERLTARVLDSGRAVGLAAAVVGKHGEPLYEGFFGYRDREKMLPVNRDTIFGLASVTKSFTSLSMLQLAEKGIVRPDDPVSRYIPSFTGKNRTEPVRLRHLLCHSGGYFPLPRILIDRVAEKIGAIEERDGDFAYLRSLADEGVRLVAERLDAQTDFIGRPGERFSYCNDGYALLSDIIRTQGDCASFAEYLEKHILQPLGMSRSGCSFVGPARDENASVLYSWQGDGSLRADRDYHNNAFVLNGGGAMKSTIADLSKYICMYLNHGTGLSGAKIASRYSIREMCKPRQYASPEAYYCYGLEESRVGPFLAHGHGGSLPGVSSHFLWSDDGEVGVAVLCNTMDVPVGYLAKAALSMYYGEEPEERRIEYPVRPWSGEWIGKVGGDYRSGEGDTFTLYEKDGSLGMRLNGKELSAVPVSPDKALVRKPFGDTFLQIFSDEERGVWGAQYGSRIFPKRG, encoded by the coding sequence ATGAACCATATGCCAAATGATTTTCAGGACAAATTCGAGCGGCTGACGGCGCGGGTGCTGGACTCCGGCCGCGCCGTCGGGCTTGCGGCCGCGGTTGTCGGCAAGCATGGAGAGCCTCTTTACGAGGGCTTCTTCGGGTATCGCGACCGGGAAAAGATGCTGCCGGTGAACCGAGACACCATCTTCGGCCTGGCCTCGGTTACCAAGTCCTTTACAAGCCTTTCGATGCTTCAGTTGGCGGAAAAGGGAATCGTCCGTCCGGACGACCCCGTCAGCCGCTACATCCCCTCTTTTACCGGAAAAAATCGGACTGAGCCCGTCCGGTTGCGGCACCTCCTCTGCCACAGCGGCGGTTATTTCCCCCTTCCCCGCATCCTGATCGATCGGGTCGCTGAAAAGATCGGTGCCATAGAGGAACGGGACGGGGATTTTGCCTATCTCCGTTCCCTTGCCGACGAGGGGGTCCGGCTGGTGGCGGAACGTTTGGACGCGCAGACCGATTTCATCGGCAGGCCGGGAGAACGGTTCAGCTACTGCAACGACGGCTACGCCCTTCTTTCCGATATCATTCGGACGCAGGGGGACTGCGCATCCTTCGCCGAATACCTTGAGAAGCACATTCTGCAGCCTCTCGGCATGTCGCGGAGCGGCTGCAGTTTTGTCGGACCCGCGCGGGATGAAAACGCAAGCGTCCTTTACAGCTGGCAGGGCGACGGCTCGCTGCGGGCCGACCGCGACTACCATAACAACGCTTTTGTCCTGAACGGCGGCGGAGCGATGAAATCGACGATTGCGGATCTTTCCAAATACATCTGCATGTATCTGAACCACGGTACCGGTTTAAGCGGCGCAAAGATCGCGAGCCGGTACTCGATCCGTGAAATGTGCAAACCGCGTCAGTATGCATCGCCGGAGGCCTACTATTGCTATGGGCTGGAAGAAAGCAGAGTCGGGCCGTTCCTGGCGCATGGGCACGGCGGAAGCCTGCCGGGCGTTTCCTCGCATTTTCTGTGGTCGGACGACGGTGAAGTCGGGGTTGCCGTCCTCTGCAACACGATGGATGTCCCCGTCGGATATCTTGCAAAAGCAGCCCTGAGCATGTATTACGGGGAGGAGCCGGAAGAGCGGAGGATCGAATATCCCGTCCGCCCATGGTCCGGCGAGTGGATCGGAAAGGTCGGCGGGGATTACCGTTCCGGAGAAGGAGACACATTTACCCTTTATGAAAAAGACGGGAGCCTTGGAATGCGCCTGAACGGAAAGGAGCTTTCCGCCGTGCCGGTCAGCCCGGATAAGGCGCTGGTGAGGAAGCCTTTTGGCGATACTTTTCTTCAGATCTTTTCCGACGAAGAGCGCGGGGTCTGGGGCGCCCAATACGGGAGCCGCATTTTCCCCAAACGCGGCTGA
- the nifJ gene encoding pyruvate:ferredoxin (flavodoxin) oxidoreductase, translated as MSKKTVVMDGNTAAAYVSYAFTEVASIYPITPSSQMAEIVDEWAANGKKNLFGNTVNVIQMQSEAGAAGTAHGSLQSGALTTTYTAAQGLLLMIPPMFKIAGEFLPGVFHVSARTISMHALSIFGDHSDVMACRMIGFAMLASANPQEAMDMGAVAHLSAIKARHPFLHFFDGFRTSHEMQKIDALDYEDLRPLVDYDQLQAFRKNSLNPEHPSTRGTSANQDIFFQCREGCNEHYDAIPDTVQGYMDEINRLTGRSYGLFDYYGDPEATEVVIAMCSVTDTIKDTVDYLNAQGRKTGMIAVHLYRPFSAKHFLKALPATVRKIAVLDRTKEPGANGEPLYLDVKGVLADSDRRIEIVGGRYGLASKDTTPGQIVAVYDNLTKDEPKNNFTIGIEDDITFTSLPYEEINLNQQGVTSCKLWGIGGDGTVGANKNSIKIIGMNTDLYSQAYFAYDAKKSGGLTQSHLRFGDTPIRAPYLVGHADFVAVHDPSYLNKYEIVKDLKPNGVFLLNCPWEEQQLESHIPAKMKRELAQKNARFYTIDATGIAREIGLANRTNTVLQAAFFKLADIIPIDVAVRDMKKGIHNTYYAKAGQKVVDMNCAAVDAGIVRIKQIAIPEAWLHAEEEKKAEPAMPDFIREIVVPMNRQEGDSLPLSTFKKFGCFDGTWPNGTTQWEKRAAAVEVVEWHPEACIQCNRCSFICPHAAIRPVLATAEELENAPKGFVTVQAKGAGLEQYQYRMQVSPYDCMGCASCVNNCPAKGALEMKLTESQLPEHENWEFGIEKVSLKKDAFNDRTVKSSQFAKPYFEFSAACSGCAETPYIKLVTQLFGDHMYVANASGCSSAYGGALPATPYCTDQKGRGPAWEQSLFEDNAEFAFGYLNGHEAVHQELALKAAELMDAGIAVKECGDYLENKEDSAKTREVSNVMTAALEKCRPQDGAQKQALEYIFNNREFLTKKSVWAFGGDGWAYDIGFGGVDHVLASGRDINLLVMDTEVYSNTGGQSSKSTSTAAIAKFAASGKRVKKKDLGRIAMSYGYVYVAQVAMGYDPAQTLKAIREAEAYPGPSLVICYCPCIIHGIPKGMSNSQIEMKRAVEAGYWQLYRYNPLLKEEGKNPFTMDSKAPTGDFLEFLRSERRFAALEYSFPERARELYKKAAADARERYETYVKLSEEK; from the coding sequence ATGAGTAAAAAAACTGTCGTGATGGACGGAAATACAGCGGCTGCGTATGTCTCGTATGCTTTTACGGAAGTAGCCAGTATTTATCCCATCACTCCTTCCTCCCAAATGGCTGAAATTGTTGATGAATGGGCAGCCAACGGCAAAAAGAATCTGTTTGGCAACACGGTAAACGTCATCCAGATGCAGTCCGAGGCGGGGGCAGCCGGTACGGCGCACGGCTCTCTCCAGTCCGGCGCCCTGACGACCACTTATACCGCGGCGCAGGGTCTGCTGCTGATGATTCCTCCCATGTTCAAAATAGCGGGCGAGTTTCTTCCCGGCGTCTTTCATGTTTCCGCAAGAACAATCTCCATGCACGCGCTTTCCATCTTCGGCGATCATTCGGACGTAATGGCCTGCCGCATGATCGGGTTTGCCATGCTTGCCTCCGCGAACCCACAGGAAGCGATGGACATGGGCGCTGTCGCTCACCTGTCCGCCATCAAGGCCCGGCATCCTTTTCTGCATTTCTTCGACGGATTCCGTACTTCTCATGAAATGCAGAAAATCGACGCTCTCGATTATGAGGACCTGCGGCCTCTGGTTGATTACGATCAACTGCAGGCTTTCCGCAAAAACTCCCTGAATCCGGAGCATCCGTCCACCAGGGGGACCTCCGCCAACCAGGATATCTTTTTCCAGTGCAGAGAAGGCTGCAACGAGCATTATGACGCGATCCCCGACACTGTTCAGGGCTACATGGATGAAATCAATCGCCTGACCGGACGCAGCTATGGCCTGTTCGACTATTACGGCGACCCGGAGGCGACGGAAGTCGTCATCGCGATGTGTTCCGTGACGGATACCATCAAGGACACGGTGGACTATCTGAACGCGCAAGGCAGAAAAACCGGCATGATCGCGGTCCATCTGTACCGCCCGTTCTCCGCAAAGCATTTTCTGAAAGCGCTGCCTGCTACGGTGCGCAAAATTGCCGTTCTGGACCGCACAAAGGAACCGGGTGCGAACGGTGAGCCGCTGTACCTCGACGTGAAAGGCGTGCTTGCGGACTCGGACCGCCGGATCGAAATCGTGGGCGGCCGCTACGGCCTCGCCTCGAAAGACACCACTCCCGGCCAGATTGTGGCGGTGTACGATAACCTGACGAAGGACGAACCGAAAAACAATTTCACCATCGGCATTGAGGACGATATTACGTTCACCTCCCTTCCTTACGAGGAAATCAACCTGAACCAGCAGGGCGTGACCAGCTGCAAGCTGTGGGGAATCGGCGGCGACGGCACGGTGGGAGCGAACAAGAACTCCATTAAAATCATCGGCATGAACACCGATCTTTACAGTCAGGCGTATTTCGCCTATGACGCCAAAAAGTCCGGCGGCCTGACGCAGTCCCATCTGCGCTTCGGCGATACGCCGATCCGCGCTCCATATCTTGTCGGGCATGCGGATTTTGTTGCGGTGCATGATCCCTCCTATCTGAATAAATATGAAATCGTCAAGGACCTGAAGCCGAACGGCGTTTTCCTTTTGAACTGTCCGTGGGAGGAACAGCAGTTGGAGAGTCACATTCCCGCGAAAATGAAGAGGGAACTCGCCCAAAAAAACGCCCGGTTTTATACCATTGACGCGACCGGAATCGCAAGGGAAATCGGATTGGCCAACCGGACCAATACGGTCCTGCAGGCAGCCTTTTTCAAACTGGCCGACATCATTCCCATTGATGTCGCGGTCAGGGATATGAAGAAGGGAATTCATAATACCTATTACGCGAAAGCCGGGCAGAAGGTCGTGGATATGAACTGTGCGGCGGTGGACGCGGGCATTGTCCGCATCAAGCAGATTGCGATTCCGGAAGCATGGCTCCATGCGGAGGAAGAAAAGAAAGCGGAGCCCGCAATGCCGGACTTTATCAGGGAAATCGTGGTTCCCATGAACCGTCAGGAAGGCGATTCGCTTCCGCTTTCCACGTTTAAAAAATTCGGCTGCTTCGATGGCACCTGGCCCAATGGGACGACGCAATGGGAAAAGCGCGCCGCGGCCGTGGAAGTTGTGGAATGGCATCCGGAGGCCTGCATTCAGTGCAACCGCTGCTCCTTCATTTGTCCTCATGCGGCAATCCGGCCTGTTCTTGCAACGGCGGAAGAACTGGAGAACGCTCCCAAAGGTTTTGTCACGGTTCAGGCCAAGGGCGCGGGGCTCGAACAATATCAGTACCGTATGCAGGTTTCTCCTTACGACTGCATGGGCTGCGCGAGCTGTGTGAACAACTGCCCCGCCAAGGGCGCTTTGGAGATGAAGCTGACGGAATCCCAATTGCCGGAACATGAAAACTGGGAATTCGGCATCGAAAAGGTGTCTTTGAAAAAAGATGCGTTCAACGACAGAACCGTAAAATCCAGCCAGTTTGCCAAACCGTACTTCGAGTTTTCCGCCGCCTGCTCCGGCTGTGCGGAAACCCCATACATCAAGCTTGTTACGCAACTGTTCGGCGACCATATGTATGTGGCCAACGCTTCCGGCTGCTCCTCGGCATACGGCGGCGCCCTTCCGGCAACGCCGTACTGCACGGATCAAAAGGGCCGCGGCCCCGCATGGGAACAGTCCCTGTTTGAGGATAACGCGGAATTCGCGTTCGGCTATCTGAACGGACACGAAGCTGTTCATCAGGAGCTGGCGCTGAAGGCGGCGGAGCTGATGGATGCCGGTATTGCCGTGAAGGAATGCGGAGATTATCTGGAAAACAAAGAAGATTCCGCAAAGACCAGAGAAGTTTCCAATGTGATGACTGCGGCATTGGAAAAATGCCGGCCGCAGGACGGCGCGCAGAAGCAGGCGCTGGAGTATATTTTCAACAATAGGGAATTTTTAACGAAAAAAAGCGTTTGGGCTTTCGGCGGCGACGGCTGGGCGTATGACATCGGTTTCGGAGGAGTCGATCATGTTCTGGCCTCCGGACGCGACATCAATCTGCTGGTCATGGATACGGAAGTGTACTCCAATACGGGCGGACAGTCTTCCAAGTCCACCAGCACGGCGGCAATCGCGAAGTTCGCGGCCTCCGGCAAACGCGTCAAAAAGAAGGACCTGGGCAGAATCGCCATGAGCTACGGCTATGTCTACGTCGCGCAGGTCGCGATGGGCTATGATCCGGCCCAGACCTTGAAAGCGATTCGGGAAGCGGAGGCGTATCCCGGCCCGTCTCTGGTGATTTGTTACTGCCCCTGCATCATTCATGGAATCCCCAAGGGGATGTCTAACAGCCAGATTGAAATGAAGCGCGCCGTGGAAGCGGGATATTGGCAGCTTTACCGTTACAATCCGCTGTTGAAGGAAGAAGGAAAAAATCCGTTTACGATGGACTCCAAAGCACCTACGGGTGATTTCCTGGAATTCCTCCGTTCAGAGAGACGGTTCGCGGCACTTGAGTATTCTTTCCCGGAAAGAGCAAGGGAACTTTACAAAAAAGCGGCGGCGGACGCGAGAGAACGTTATGAAACCTATGTGAAGCTGTCGGAAGAAAAATAA
- the acrA gene encoding acryloyl-CoA reductase electron transfer subunit beta, with amino-acid sequence MSTFQSSDLAAFKDVWVFCEQRRGKLMSTDFELISEGRKLADELGVQLCGLLLGDQVEGIAGELGGYGADRVFVCESSCLKEYTTDGYSKVICDMIMEFKPEVMLFGATTIGRDLAPRCSARLHTGLCADCTHLDVDVSQYLDFLRSASTLDVDGMKLDAEDRNLKMTRPAFGGHLMATIICPRFRPAMATVRPGVMKKAPFDQNGADHCEIVKPAVKLEREDLHTEVLEVVKAAKKLVDLIGADYVVSVGRGIAKDVPCGIKLAEELAAELGGVVGGSRAAVDSGWLSQDHQVGQTGKTVHPKVYVALGISGAIQHKAGMQDSECIIAVNQNASAPIFEVADYGISGDLFQVAPMLIEAVRAAKAAK; translated from the coding sequence ATGTCTACGTTTCAAAGCAGCGATCTTGCCGCTTTCAAAGATGTATGGGTATTCTGCGAACAGCGCCGGGGGAAGCTGATGTCCACTGATTTTGAGCTGATTTCCGAAGGCCGTAAACTGGCGGATGAATTGGGCGTCCAACTGTGCGGACTGCTGCTTGGGGATCAAGTGGAGGGAATTGCCGGTGAGCTGGGCGGCTATGGGGCCGACCGGGTGTTCGTCTGCGAATCTTCCTGCCTGAAAGAATACACCACCGACGGTTACTCCAAAGTGATCTGCGATATGATAATGGAATTTAAGCCGGAGGTCATGCTCTTTGGAGCCACAACCATCGGGCGCGACCTGGCACCGCGCTGTTCCGCCCGTCTTCACACCGGCTTGTGCGCCGACTGTACTCATTTGGACGTCGATGTTTCTCAATATCTGGATTTTCTGCGGTCTGCTTCCACGCTGGATGTGGACGGCATGAAGCTGGACGCCGAAGACCGGAACCTGAAGATGACCCGCCCCGCCTTCGGCGGACATCTGATGGCAACCATTATCTGCCCGCGCTTCCGTCCCGCCATGGCGACGGTCCGTCCCGGAGTCATGAAAAAAGCTCCATTCGATCAAAACGGGGCGGACCACTGTGAAATTGTAAAACCGGCGGTAAAGCTCGAGAGGGAGGATCTTCATACCGAGGTCCTGGAGGTTGTAAAGGCCGCCAAAAAGCTGGTGGACCTGATCGGCGCGGATTACGTCGTTTCCGTGGGTCGCGGCATCGCAAAAGATGTTCCGTGCGGAATCAAGCTGGCGGAGGAGCTTGCCGCCGAACTGGGCGGAGTAGTAGGAGGGTCCCGCGCGGCCGTCGATTCCGGATGGCTGTCCCAGGACCATCAGGTGGGGCAGACGGGAAAAACGGTGCATCCGAAGGTTTATGTTGCGCTGGGCATCTCCGGCGCAATCCAGCACAAAGCAGGCATGCAGGATTCCGAGTGCATCATTGCCGTCAACCAAAATGCCTCCGCGCCTATCTTTGAAGTGGCGGATTACGGGATTTCCGGCGACCTGTTCCAGGTCGCGCCGATGCTGATTGAAGCAGTCCGCGCCGCTAAAGCCGCCAAGTGA
- a CDS encoding MaoC family dehydratase: MENPNPDASKHKEIPIWNAENWFFEDIKIGRRIRSIRRTISEGECMLFNGMVMDYHPYVADELFAKNEGIFGRRLVAGAMVFSLGLGLVATNCVNAFSYGYDQLRFIKPVFIGDTIYTIKTDLEKTPKYKDMGVYRASYEVFKEKGELVLYCEHIQTVKYRHPENFVIS; encoded by the coding sequence ATGGAAAATCCAAACCCGGACGCGTCGAAGCATAAGGAAATTCCGATCTGGAATGCGGAAAACTGGTTTTTTGAGGACATAAAGATCGGCAGACGGATCCGTTCCATCCGCCGCACCATCAGCGAAGGCGAATGCATGCTTTTCAATGGTATGGTCATGGACTACCACCCGTATGTGGCTGACGAACTGTTCGCAAAAAACGAAGGCATCTTCGGCCGCCGGCTTGTGGCGGGCGCCATGGTGTTCAGCCTTGGCCTGGGACTGGTGGCCACCAACTGCGTGAACGCTTTCAGCTATGGTTACGACCAACTGCGTTTTATAAAACCGGTATTTATCGGCGACACTATCTATACGATAAAAACCGATCTTGAGAAAACGCCGAAATATAAGGACATGGGTGTATACCGGGCAAGCTACGAGGTGTTCAAGGAGAAAGGCGAACTGGTTCTTTACTGCGAGCATATACAAACGGTAAAATATCGTCATCCTGAGAATTTTGTAATATCCTAA
- a CDS encoding 3-hydroxyacyl-CoA dehydrogenase family protein: MAVQTIGVVGAGTMGRGIAQAFAQNGFSVVFYARREAGVREGYDYIVSILASLVKKGKLTEEKRNETLDRIRITTNLEDLKDVDLIVESVAETLSVKQEMMRKLEGICRKDTVFATNTSSISISAIASSIAAPERVCGMHFFYPPAMMPVIEIAVARKTAPETVRTVQDIVTSIHKTAIEVQEAPGFVFNRLVIPQINEAAYLLMEGVATRENIDSMLKLAASYPIGPLALGDIIGLDVCLSIMEVLQKELGEDKYRPCPLLRRMVYANELGRKTGKGFYEYDSRK; the protein is encoded by the coding sequence ATGGCAGTTCAAACCATCGGCGTGGTGGGCGCCGGAACAATGGGGCGCGGAATCGCGCAGGCTTTTGCTCAGAACGGTTTTTCCGTCGTGTTTTACGCAAGGCGGGAAGCCGGTGTTCGGGAAGGATACGACTATATTGTCAGTATTCTTGCATCCCTCGTTAAAAAAGGAAAACTGACGGAAGAAAAAAGGAACGAGACGCTGGACAGAATCCGGATCACGACAAACCTCGAAGATCTGAAAGATGTTGATCTGATCGTGGAAAGCGTTGCCGAAACTCTTTCGGTCAAACAGGAGATGATGCGGAAGCTGGAAGGGATCTGCCGCAAAGACACGGTTTTTGCCACCAACACATCCAGTATCAGCATCAGCGCAATCGCGTCGTCCATTGCTGCGCCGGAGCGCGTGTGCGGCATGCACTTTTTTTATCCGCCGGCCATGATGCCGGTCATTGAGATTGCCGTGGCGCGAAAGACAGCACCGGAAACGGTCCGGACGGTCCAGGATATCGTAACTTCCATCCATAAGACGGCCATTGAGGTCCAGGAGGCGCCCGGGTTCGTTTTCAACAGGCTGGTGATCCCCCAGATCAACGAGGCGGCTTACCTTTTGATGGAGGGTGTCGCCACACGTGAGAATATCGATTCCATGCTGAAACTTGCAGCTTCCTATCCGATCGGTCCATTGGCTCTAGGAGATATTATCGGGTTGGACGTGTGTCTCTCTATTATGGAAGTATTGCAGAAAGAGCTTGGGGAAGACAAATACCGCCCGTGCCCCCTTCTGCGGAGGATGGTCTATGCGAATGAACTTGGTAGAAAGACCGGCAAAGGCTTTTATGAGTATGATTCCCGAAAGTAA
- a CDS encoding transglutaminase-like domain-containing protein has product MYSDLQYLTVPLPEDIQKMKGHGDFELLQKIIDRRLKTDLPLALRKRLELEKEILLRIPEDYPYSWEEAEDMLRRNLKDFRNGELETFWEDNAAEWIYVNGKVRFHRLFLDNLFKTRPALAGRNLFPESQAGRTKNFQLLDSVIAKMKKNGRLNYSFHIRSTIRIAEEAQRIGEKIQVHLPIPVEYAQVENFHLLSASPGPVEIAPKEYPQRTVCFETVLKKGMEFSVEYEFENHMIYRELDFGKVLDAQPAFYTEELLPHIHFTPYLRSLAEEIVGEEKNPLLKARKIYNFITSRVMYSFVRSYSTIDDLTSYAASGLKGDCGIQALLFITLCRISGIPARWQSGLYATPYDVGNHDWAQFYIAPYGWLFADCSFGGTAFRNGAPERREFYFGHLDPFRIPAASEFQHEFSMPTGHFRSDPYDNQDGEVAYAGGHLRSGQFTTVHEALEIREIL; this is encoded by the coding sequence GTGTATTCTGATTTACAGTATCTGACCGTCCCCCTGCCGGAAGACATTCAGAAAATGAAAGGGCACGGGGATTTTGAGCTTTTACAAAAAATAATTGACCGGAGGCTGAAGACGGATCTTCCGCTCGCCCTGAGAAAGAGGCTTGAGTTGGAAAAGGAGATCCTTTTGCGCATCCCGGAGGACTATCCCTATTCCTGGGAGGAAGCGGAGGACATGCTGCGCCGGAACCTGAAAGATTTCCGGAATGGGGAGCTGGAAACCTTTTGGGAGGACAATGCGGCGGAATGGATTTATGTAAACGGCAAAGTCCGTTTCCACAGGCTTTTTCTGGACAATCTGTTTAAGACGCGCCCGGCCTTGGCGGGCCGCAATCTTTTCCCGGAAAGCCAGGCAGGGAGAACAAAAAACTTTCAGCTTCTGGATTCCGTCATCGCAAAAATGAAGAAAAACGGCCGGCTGAATTACTCTTTTCACATTCGAAGCACGATCCGGATCGCGGAAGAGGCACAGAGGATCGGGGAGAAAATCCAGGTTCATCTGCCGATTCCGGTCGAATACGCGCAGGTTGAAAACTTCCATCTCCTCTCCGCCTCTCCGGGCCCTGTGGAAATTGCGCCCAAAGAGTATCCGCAGCGGACCGTCTGCTTTGAAACCGTTCTGAAAAAGGGCATGGAATTTTCCGTCGAATACGAATTTGAAAACCACATGATCTACCGGGAGCTGGATTTCGGAAAAGTGCTGGACGCACAGCCGGCTTTTTACACGGAAGAACTTCTTCCGCACATTCATTTCACCCCTTATCTCCGCTCGCTTGCGGAAGAAATCGTCGGGGAGGAAAAGAATCCGCTGCTCAAAGCGCGTAAAATCTACAATTTTATCACTTCCCGCGTGATGTATTCCTTTGTCCGGAGCTACAGCACCATTGACGACCTTACTTCCTATGCCGCATCCGGGCTCAAGGGGGACTGCGGGATCCAGGCTCTGCTGTTCATCACCCTTTGCCGGATCTCCGGGATCCCGGCCCGTTGGCAGTCAGGCCTGTATGCGACGCCGTACGATGTGGGCAACCATGACTGGGCACAGTTTTATATCGCGCCCTACGGCTGGCTGTTCGCGGATTGCTCGTTCGGCGGGACCGCCTTCCGAAACGGGGCGCCGGAACGCCGTGAATTCTATTTTGGTCATCTGGACCCGTTCCGAATCCCCGCAGCCTCAGAATTTCAGCATGAGTTTTCCATGCCGACCGGACATTTTCGCAGCGACCCATACGATAATCAGGACGGCGAGGTCGCCTATGCCGGCGGGCACCTGCGCAGCGGGCAATTTACAACGGTCCACGAGGCATTGGAAATCAGAGAGATTCTCTAA